In one window of Vulpes vulpes isolate BD-2025 chromosome 1, VulVul3, whole genome shotgun sequence DNA:
- the LILRA5 gene encoding leukocyte immunoglobulin-like receptor subfamily A member 5 isoform X2, whose translation MTPTMMAMLCLGTLPKPTIWTEPGSVIPWGTPVTIWCQGSLKAQEYLLHKEGKLWPWERQPALEPKDKAKFSIMYMTEQYAGRYCCYYRRATDQSNYSDRLELVVTGFHGKPNLSALPSPVVPSGGNVTLQCGSQTGFHRFVLMKEGEGQPSWTQDSQRAPSEVFQGLFPVGPVDPSLKWSFRCYGYYSNTPQVWSLSSDPLELLVSASDPKDYTVENLIRMGMATVMLVVLGILLFESWYSQRRTQDAGSR comes from the exons ATGACCCCAACCATGATGGCCATGCTCTGTCTAG GGACCCTCCCCAAACCCACCATCTGGACTGAGCCAGGTTCTGTGATCCCCTGGGGGACACCTGTGACCATCTGGTGTCAGGGGAGCCTGAAGGCCCAGGAGTACCTCCTCCATAAAGAGGGAAAGTTATGGCCTTGGGAGAGACAGCCTGCACTGGAACCCAAGGACAAGGCCAAGTTCTCCATCATGTACATGACAGAGCAATATGCAGGACGATATTGCTGCTACTATAGAAGGGCCACTGACCAGTCAAATTACAGTGACCGCTTAGAGCTGGTGGTGACAG GATTCCATGGCAAACCCAACCTCTCAGCCCTACCCAGCCCTGTCGTGCCCTCAGGAGGGAATGTGACCCTCCAGTGTGGTTCACAGACAGGATTCCACAGGTTTGTCCTGATGAAGGAAGGAGAAGGCCAACCATCCTGGACTCAGGACTCCCAGCGAGCCCCCAGTGAGGTGTTCCAGGGCCTGTTCCCTGTGGGCCCCGTGGACCCCAGCCTCAAGTGGTCGTTCAGATGCTATGGTTATTACAGCAACACCCCCCAAGTGTGGTCACTCTCCAGTGACCCCCTGGAGCTGTTGGTCTCAG CCTCTGACCCCAAGGATTACACAGTGGAGAATCTCATCCGAATGGGCATGGCTACTGTGATGCTGGTGGTCCTCGGGATTCTCCTCTTTGAGTCCTGGTACAGTCAGAGAAGAACCCAAGATGCAGGCAGCAGGTAA
- the LILRA5 gene encoding leukocyte immunoglobulin-like receptor subfamily A member 5 isoform X3, with protein MTPTMMAMLCLGLSVSSRTRVQAGTLPKPTIWTEPGSVIPWGTPVTIWCQGSLKAQEYLLHKEGKLWPWERQPALEPKDKAKFSIMYMTEQYAGRYCCYYRRATDQSNYSDRLELVVTASDPKDYTVENLIRMGMATVMLVVLGILLFESWYSQRRTQDAGSR; from the exons ATGACCCCAACCATGATGGCCATGCTCTGTCTAG GGCTGAGTGTGAGCTCCAGGACCCGAGTGCAGGCAG GGACCCTCCCCAAACCCACCATCTGGACTGAGCCAGGTTCTGTGATCCCCTGGGGGACACCTGTGACCATCTGGTGTCAGGGGAGCCTGAAGGCCCAGGAGTACCTCCTCCATAAAGAGGGAAAGTTATGGCCTTGGGAGAGACAGCCTGCACTGGAACCCAAGGACAAGGCCAAGTTCTCCATCATGTACATGACAGAGCAATATGCAGGACGATATTGCTGCTACTATAGAAGGGCCACTGACCAGTCAAATTACAGTGACCGCTTAGAGCTGGTGGTGACAG CCTCTGACCCCAAGGATTACACAGTGGAGAATCTCATCCGAATGGGCATGGCTACTGTGATGCTGGTGGTCCTCGGGATTCTCCTCTTTGAGTCCTGGTACAGTCAGAGAAGAACCCAAGATGCAGGCAGCAGGTAA
- the LOC140599042 gene encoding leukocyte immunoglobulin-like receptor subfamily A member 6: MEGSARTLNFTALLCLGLCWGPWDQVQAGTLPKPSIWADPGLMATKGSPVTLWCQTSLQADAYYLFKERVSGYLSMEISQDSKTKASYSIELVSTHEAGRYQCAYQSRKSWSQRSDFLTLVVTGLFGAPTLSANPGPVVASGVNMSLSCSSRYPWYSFHLLKEQGADVPQHLELMIRREKYRALFPVGPVNTSHGGTYRCYISEQSYPYSWSHPSDPLHLQVTGAYREPSLSAQPGSLVQSGDNLTLQCRSEAGFDRFALTKDEELRPAQHLDGQPSPYFPLDPVSRTHGGRYRCYSGHNLSSMWSAPSAPLDILITGIYPKPSLSAQPGPSVSWGENVTLQCRSEIWFNTFHLSKEGSLAPPQHLHLQDTATLYEVNFTLNPVTSDHQGTYRCYSSHNSSPYLLSSPSDSLELFVSASNSQDYTVQNLIRFGMSALVLMVLGVLLFQAQHSQRRPQGAART; the protein is encoded by the exons ATGGAAGGCAGCGCCAGAACCCTGAACTTCACTGCCCTTCTTTGCCTGG GGCTGTGTTGGGGACCATGGGACCAGGTGCAGGCAG GGACCCTCCCCAAGCCCTCTATCTGGGCTGACCCAGGCCTCATGGCCACCAAGGGGAGCCCTGTGACCCTCTGGTGTCAAACGTCTCTGCAGGCTGATGCCTACTATCTGTTTAAAGAGAGGGTCTCTGGATATTTGTCCATGGAGATCTCCCAGGATTCCAAAACCAAAGCCAGTTACTCCATTGAACTCGTGAGCACACATGAGGCAGGGCGATACCAGTGTGCATATCAGAGCAGGAAGAGCTGGTCACAGCGGAGTGACTTCCTGACCCTGGTGGTGACAG gACTATTTGGGGCACCCACCCTCTCAGCTAACCCAGGCCCTGTGGTGGCCTCAGGAGTGAACATGTCCCTCTCCTGTAGTTCACGTTACCCATGGTACTCATTCCATCTGCTGaaggagcagggagctgatgtgccCCAACACCTGGAATTGATGATCCGTCGTGAGAAATACCGGGCACTCTTCCCTGTGGGCCCAGTGAACACCTCCCATGGGGGGACCTACAGATGCTACATTTCTGAACAGTCGTACCCGTATTCATGGTCACACCCCAGTGACCCCCTGCACCTTCAGGTCACAG GTGCCTACCGGGAGCCCTCCCTCTCAGCTCAGCCAGGCTCATTGGTACAGTCTGGAGACAACCTGACCCTGCAGTGTCGCTCAGAAGCTGGCTTTGATAGATTCGCTCTGACCAAGGATGAGGAGCTCAGACCGGCCCAACATCTGGATGGTCAACCCAGCCCCTACTTCCCCCTGGACCCTGTGAGCCGCACCCATGGGGGCCGGTACAGGTGCTACAGTGGACACAACCTCTCCTCCATGTGGTCAGCACCCAGTGCCCCTCTGGACATCCTGATCACAG GAATATACCCAAAACCATCCCTCTCAGCCCAGCCTGGGCCTTCAGTATCCTGGGGAGAGAATGTGACCCTGCAGTGTCGCTCTGAGATCTGGTTCAATACCTTCCACCTGTCCAAGGAGGGGTCCCTTGCTCCTCCCCAGCACCTTCATCTGCAGGATACAGCTACACTGTATGAGGTCAACTTCACCCTGAATCCTGTGACCTCAGACCACCAGGGGACCTACAGGTGCTACAGCTCACACAACTCCTCCCCCTATCTGTTGTCAAGTCCCAGTGACTCCCTGGAGCTCTTTGTCTCAG CCTCAAACAGCCAAGATTATACGGTGCAGAATCTCATCCGGTTCGGCATGTCCGCCTTGGTCCTGATGGTTCTTGGGGTGCTGCTCTTTCAAGCTCAGCATAGTCAGAGAAGACCCCAAGGTGCAGCCAGGACATAA
- the LILRA5 gene encoding leukocyte immunoglobulin-like receptor subfamily A member 5 isoform X1, with amino-acid sequence MTPTMMAMLCLGLSVSSRTRVQAGTLPKPTIWTEPGSVIPWGTPVTIWCQGSLKAQEYLLHKEGKLWPWERQPALEPKDKAKFSIMYMTEQYAGRYCCYYRRATDQSNYSDRLELVVTGFHGKPNLSALPSPVVPSGGNVTLQCGSQTGFHRFVLMKEGEGQPSWTQDSQRAPSEVFQGLFPVGPVDPSLKWSFRCYGYYSNTPQVWSLSSDPLELLVSASDPKDYTVENLIRMGMATVMLVVLGILLFESWYSQRRTQDAGSR; translated from the exons ATGACCCCAACCATGATGGCCATGCTCTGTCTAG GGCTGAGTGTGAGCTCCAGGACCCGAGTGCAGGCAG GGACCCTCCCCAAACCCACCATCTGGACTGAGCCAGGTTCTGTGATCCCCTGGGGGACACCTGTGACCATCTGGTGTCAGGGGAGCCTGAAGGCCCAGGAGTACCTCCTCCATAAAGAGGGAAAGTTATGGCCTTGGGAGAGACAGCCTGCACTGGAACCCAAGGACAAGGCCAAGTTCTCCATCATGTACATGACAGAGCAATATGCAGGACGATATTGCTGCTACTATAGAAGGGCCACTGACCAGTCAAATTACAGTGACCGCTTAGAGCTGGTGGTGACAG GATTCCATGGCAAACCCAACCTCTCAGCCCTACCCAGCCCTGTCGTGCCCTCAGGAGGGAATGTGACCCTCCAGTGTGGTTCACAGACAGGATTCCACAGGTTTGTCCTGATGAAGGAAGGAGAAGGCCAACCATCCTGGACTCAGGACTCCCAGCGAGCCCCCAGTGAGGTGTTCCAGGGCCTGTTCCCTGTGGGCCCCGTGGACCCCAGCCTCAAGTGGTCGTTCAGATGCTATGGTTATTACAGCAACACCCCCCAAGTGTGGTCACTCTCCAGTGACCCCCTGGAGCTGTTGGTCTCAG CCTCTGACCCCAAGGATTACACAGTGGAGAATCTCATCCGAATGGGCATGGCTACTGTGATGCTGGTGGTCCTCGGGATTCTCCTCTTTGAGTCCTGGTACAGTCAGAGAAGAACCCAAGATGCAGGCAGCAGGTAA